One Amblyomma americanum isolate KBUSLIRL-KWMA chromosome 8, ASM5285725v1, whole genome shotgun sequence DNA window includes the following coding sequences:
- the LOC144102161 gene encoding uncharacterized protein LOC144102161: protein MPAKVCEDRKTGTFFRRSLWTVVLITVLSFLLSLLRSLRAVSSMSALDPAKAAAFGGWSVDGTTIRYRCDKASEDTREAINYYADPCEDFHAFACSAARGSGETQRDDARTMLQHALTERSSSNASQDVAIQAGVVFRSCLAMPTSPVSAIRENMRYFTDITNITEKALLSTVKTPRDIFNLSAFLSYNYGIKPFLSFETSPSRTLTIRFSTPFSSFLKVNAVEEIFSSVTALFYADQPSRWNTTKNLLATDEELTKALANLKPSGISLNVQVSATEQGSEGSDWKKIVEAYISHSGQWSDEGTDKAEGIKPVFSVLFRRIKLEELVVYSMAHALLPEPVIKALYEYDRSEACLRLVANLFGAIWEDLETYILGLFDENNEAESVARTVVSTLQSMLSSSPRLDRSQEVLTALAKLDKVKFDMPSAGDFIAALGKGTSNLGHLSAKSLYWNIMQWQRNLARGKDIVKNGKNESRGRSGLSGGTLALTAESFKPRSFCHGQHNLLNYATLGTELASALLRYAREETDGVATSSKGSIISALTNNMTTCLGRETTGLSSWKLLPQVALQAVAFQVALEASKSHASASHAGSETFADAPARQQTFFVKYCQAQCAKDVARSDNAPLDVQRMCNLVVMNSPEFTRLFKCERGDPMAPADYCLAV, encoded by the exons ATGCCAGCAAAGGTCTGCGAAGACCGCAAGACCGGCACTTTCTTCCGGCGCTCTTTGTGGACCGTCGTCCTCATCACTGTGCTCTCGTTCCTGCTATCCCTGCTTCGTTCCTTGCGGGCCGTCAGCAGCATGTCAGCCCTGGACCCAGCCAAGGCGGCAGCCTTCGGTGGTTGGTCGGTGGATGGGACGACCATCCGCTACCGCTGCGACAAGGCGTCGGAGGACACCCGCGAGGCCATCAACTACTACGCCGACCCGTGCGAGGACTTCCACGCCTTCGCGTGCTCCGCAGCTCGAGGCAGCGGCGAGACACAG CGTGACGATGCTAGAACGATGCTGCAGCACGCGTTGACCGAGCGGTCCTCCAGCAACGCCAGCCAGGACGTGGCCATCCAGGCGGGTGTGGTCTTCAGGTCGTGCCTCGCCATGCCCACCTCCCCGGTCTCCGCAATCCGGGAGAACATGCGTTACTTTACCGACATCACCAACATCACCGAGAAAGCTCTACTAA GTACGGTGAAGACTCCGCGAGACATATTCAACTTGTCAGCGTTTCTTTCTTACAACTACGGGATAAAACCTTTCCTATCTTTTGAGACTAGCCCTAGCAGAACCTTGACCATTCGCTTCTCAACACCGTTCTCTTCATTTCTGAAGGTGAACGCCGTCGAAGAAATATTTTCCTCTGTGACAGCGCTTTTCTATGCGGATCAACCGTCACGTTGGAATACTACCAAAAACCTCTTGGCTACCGACGAAGAACTCACAAAAGCTTTGGCCAATTTGAAACCCTCGGGTATCTCACTGAACGTTCAAGTAAGCGCAACTGAGCAGGGCAGCGAAGGTAGCGATTGGAAAAAGATTGTGGAGGCATATATTTCGCACAGTGGGCAGTGGTCGGACGAGGGAACAGATAAGGCAGAAGGAATTAAGCCAGTTTTCTCTGTGCTCTTTCGACGAATCAAACTAGAAGAGCTTGTCGTTTACTCAATGGCCCACGCCTTGCTTCCTGAGCCAGTTATCAAAGCCCTATACGAATACGACCGTTCAGAAGCGTGCCTACGATTGGTCGCAAATCTTTTTGGCGCTATTTGGGAAGACCTGGAGACCTACATCCTGGGACTCTTCGACGAGAACAACGAAGCCGAGTCCGTGGCTAGGACGGTGGTTTCGACACTTCAATCTATGCTGTCGAGCAGCCCAAGGCTCGATAGATCGCAAGAAGTTCTTACAGCTCTTGCGAAGCTGGACAAAGTGAAGTTCGACATGCCGTCAGCGGGGGACTTTATTGCCGCGCTCGGAAAAGGCACATCGAATTTGGGGCACCTCAGCGCTAAGAGCCTGTACTGGAACATAATGCAATGGCAGCGGAACCTTGCGCGAGGTAAAGACATAGTTAAAAATGGCAAAAATGAAAGTAGGGGAAGATCTGGTCTCTCCGGAGGAACTTTGGCGCTAACAGCGGAGTCATTCAAGCCCCGCTCCTTCTGTCATGGACAGCACAACCTGCTTAACTATGCCACTCTGGGAACAGAACTAGCTTCCGCGCTACTACGTTACGCCAGAGAAGAAACCGATGGCGTTGCGACATCTTCGAAAGGAAGCATCATCTCTGCTCTAACCAACAACATGACGACATGTCTCGGACGAGAGACCACCGGCCTGTCCTCCTGGAAACTGCTACCGCAGGTGGCGTTGCAAGCAGTCGCCTTCCAGGTTGCCCTGGAAGCCAGCAAATCTCACGCGAGTGCATCTCACGCTGGCTCGGAAACATTCGCCGATGCACCCGCCCGCCAGCAAACATTCTTCGTCAAATACTGCCAGGCACAGTGCGCCAAGGACGTGGCTCGCTCAGACAACGCGCCGCTGGACGTGCAGCGCATGTGCAACCTAGTGGTCATGAACTCGCCCGAGTTCACACGGCTCTTCAAATGCGAGCGTGGGGACCCTATGGCTCCCGCCGATTACTGCTTGGCAGTATGA